A genome region from Nodosilinea sp. FACHB-141 includes the following:
- a CDS encoding sodium:proton antiporter, protein MGLWLAEEPLGAGALANTTSDVTGLVNALIVLLLMATVVALITRRLRIPYVVGLVLAGLSITQSVLPESVGLNPEIILNLFLPILIFEAAINTDISRLRSTIKLIALIAGPGVLLAAMITAAILQWGLGLATITAAAIGVILTITDTVSVIAAFRTVPVPPRLATIVEGESLLNDGTALVLLGLITTVHTQGSFTVGEGLQQIVIAFVGGGVLGLGLGYLCVGLFQQLDDALSNILLTVAVSLGTFQIGHEIGVSSAIAVVVAGLVIGELGFRQTSASTKVTLLNFWEYAGFGVNTFIFLLVGIEVDPEVLLQTIPAALFAVLAYQTGRVLTTYPLLYLLRFFDRPLPLRWQHVLILGNVKGSLSMALALSLPTDLPGRSQVIALVFSTVLVSLVGQGLTLPWLVKRLRLTIPSATRQHLETLQLNLIAAKAGQQELAALLQSGSLPKNLYEELFAAYQAQIASADRELRDFYNQRPLDDNAHLEDQSHLDGLRRRLYLAEKGAVNDALRKGLLSEETSQSYVRALNEKLLALKDD, encoded by the coding sequence ATGGGTTTGTGGCTGGCCGAGGAGCCGTTGGGGGCAGGGGCACTGGCAAATACCACCAGCGACGTTACTGGCTTGGTCAATGCCCTGATCGTGCTGCTGCTGATGGCTACGGTCGTCGCCCTGATTACTCGCCGGCTGCGCATTCCCTACGTGGTAGGACTGGTGCTGGCAGGGCTCAGCATTACTCAATCGGTACTGCCGGAATCAGTGGGGCTCAATCCAGAGATCATTCTCAACCTGTTTTTGCCTATTTTGATTTTTGAAGCGGCCATTAATACCGACATCAGTCGGCTGCGCAGCACCATTAAGCTGATTGCCTTGATCGCAGGGCCGGGGGTGCTGCTGGCGGCAATGATTACCGCGGCCATACTCCAGTGGGGGCTGGGATTGGCAACCATTACAGCCGCCGCCATCGGCGTAATTTTGACCATTACCGACACGGTTTCGGTCATTGCCGCCTTCAGAACGGTGCCGGTGCCCCCTCGGCTGGCCACTATCGTGGAGGGCGAGAGCCTGCTGAATGACGGCACGGCCCTGGTGCTCTTGGGCCTGATCACCACCGTTCACACTCAAGGATCGTTCACGGTAGGGGAAGGGTTGCAGCAGATCGTGATCGCCTTTGTGGGAGGCGGGGTGCTGGGCCTAGGCCTGGGTTACCTGTGTGTAGGGCTATTTCAACAGCTCGACGATGCTCTCAGCAATATTTTGCTGACGGTGGCAGTATCCCTGGGCACGTTTCAGATTGGGCACGAGATCGGTGTATCGAGCGCGATCGCCGTCGTGGTCGCCGGGCTGGTGATTGGTGAACTGGGCTTTCGCCAGACCTCAGCCTCAACTAAGGTCACCCTGCTCAACTTTTGGGAGTATGCGGGCTTTGGGGTCAATACCTTTATCTTTTTGCTGGTGGGTATTGAGGTCGATCCAGAGGTGCTGCTGCAAACCATTCCGGCGGCGCTGTTTGCGGTGCTAGCCTATCAAACCGGCCGCGTTCTGACGACCTACCCACTGCTGTACCTGCTGAGGTTTTTTGATCGCCCCCTGCCCCTGCGCTGGCAGCACGTGCTGATTTTGGGCAATGTCAAAGGGTCGCTGTCGATGGCGCTGGCACTGAGTTTGCCCACCGATCTGCCGGGGCGATCGCAGGTCATCGCCCTGGTATTCAGCACCGTATTGGTGTCGCTGGTGGGTCAAGGGCTAACCCTGCCATGGCTGGTGAAGCGGCTGCGTCTCACAATCCCCTCAGCAACCAGGCAACACCTCGAGACGCTACAGCTCAACTTGATTGCCGCCAAAGCGGGACAGCAAGAGCTAGCCGCCCTGCTGCAATCGGGCAGTTTACCTAAAAATCTCTACGAAGAGTTGTTTGCCGCCTACCAAGCCCAGATTGCTAGCGCCGACCGCGAGCTGCGTGACTTCTACAACCAGCGCCCCCTTGACGACAACGCCCACCTCGAAGACCAAAGTCATCTAGACGGGCTGCGCCGCCGCCTTTATCTAGCTGAGAAGGGGGCCGTCAACGACGCCCTGCGCAAAGGCTTGCTATCCGAAGAGACCAGCCAGTCCTACGTTAGAGCCCTCAACGAAAAGCTGCTCGCCCTGAAAGATGACTGA
- a CDS encoding Tic20 family protein, giving the protein MTWSSSPNPTILDRILAALPYILPVTAGLPYGLQLISQFPVFGFLLLPLSPLIAVYGTLESTIPFFGLIVFFALILLVVRNENISRFIRFNTMQAILLSIILAVFSLILSLLDPSLFGELLFSTLSNMLFLGMLISVGYSLVQTFRGLYAEIPTISEAVHMQVR; this is encoded by the coding sequence ATGACTTGGAGCAGTTCCCCAAATCCCACTATCTTGGATCGCATTCTGGCGGCCCTGCCCTATATTTTGCCGGTTACGGCTGGGCTACCCTACGGCCTTCAGCTAATCAGCCAGTTTCCGGTGTTTGGGTTTTTGCTGCTGCCCCTGTCTCCCCTAATTGCCGTCTATGGAACCCTAGAAAGCACAATTCCCTTCTTTGGGCTAATCGTGTTTTTTGCGTTAATTTTGCTGGTCGTGCGCAACGAAAACATCAGCCGATTTATTCGCTTCAACACTATGCAAGCGATTTTGCTGAGCATCATTCTAGCGGTGTTTAGCCTTATTCTCAGCCTGCTAGACCCCAGCCTGTTTGGGGAACTGCTATTTAGCACGCTGTCCAATATGCTGTTTCTCGGCATGTTGATTTCGGTGGGCTACTCCTTGGTGCAAACCTTCCGGGGTCTCTATGCCGAGATCCCAACGATTTCAGAGGCTGTGCACATGCAGGTGCGCTAG
- a CDS encoding Npun_F5560 family protein has product MAQSSYADMNEQQAEIARLESELAIRDQLVQQLSQELFRLVKGNTGFVPSPEMSEQHQAEMTALREQLRGVEKQIDFYQGQLEERDGEVLQLRQTVQELTDRTRMLEQVVQELPTVYRQKFADRMAAVKQRVAEIQRENRQLQAELQSVSYRLAMRTRRSQRLELPTLEQDGLDGISLPSF; this is encoded by the coding sequence GTGGCGCAGTCTTCATATGCTGATATGAATGAGCAGCAGGCAGAAATTGCCCGGCTCGAATCTGAGCTGGCCATTCGTGACCAGCTGGTGCAGCAGCTTTCTCAGGAACTGTTTCGCCTAGTGAAAGGCAACACTGGGTTTGTGCCCAGCCCCGAGATGTCTGAGCAGCACCAGGCGGAGATGACCGCTCTGCGCGAACAGCTGCGGGGAGTTGAAAAGCAGATTGACTTTTACCAAGGGCAGCTGGAAGAACGTGACGGCGAAGTGCTGCAGCTGCGGCAAACGGTGCAGGAGTTGACCGATCGCACCCGCATGTTAGAGCAGGTCGTGCAAGAATTGCCCACAGTCTATCGACAAAAGTTTGCTGACCGCATGGCGGCGGTCAAGCAGCGGGTAGCCGAAATTCAGCGCGAAAATCGTCAGCTTCAGGCCGAGCTTCAGAGCGTCAGCTATCGCTTGGCCATGCGTACCCGCCGCAGCCAGCGGTTAGAGCTGCCTACCCTAGAGCAGGATGGCCTGGACGGCATCTCGCTACCATCGTTTTAA
- a CDS encoding 4-hydroxyphenylpyruvate dioxygenase family protein: MEFNHLSFYVDEVAPWRDWFVHAWGGVWVGPELSPAPEQPAPDKALVYVGQVPLLIVAVPSTVTQYLQHHPPGIGDIALRVADLDQTLRRVAAAGGKVIQPIQTDAWGRGCWGQIQGWGSLSHTLVETWQGEVWVPGIAPSDRQQAACSSSLVTAIDHAVVNVPTGELAQAVTWYTSQLGFQPRQRFAIDTSRSGLRSQVLAHPEGSAQLPINEPTTANSQVQEFLDYNRGGGIQHVALHTEDIVHTVEQLRSGGVSFLPVPQNYYEALEQRPGYQTQGDMPSEWLSQRKAAIARLQILVDWDPHLPQARLLQTFTQPFLSIPTVFFELIQRQVVRVNGDLAKAQGFGERNFQALFEAIEREQMKRGSLA, encoded by the coding sequence ATGGAGTTCAACCATCTGAGTTTTTACGTGGATGAGGTGGCCCCCTGGCGCGACTGGTTTGTCCATGCCTGGGGAGGTGTTTGGGTTGGGCCAGAGCTGAGTCCAGCTCCAGAGCAACCGGCTCCAGACAAGGCCCTGGTCTATGTAGGGCAGGTACCACTGCTGATTGTGGCTGTGCCCTCGACAGTAACCCAGTACCTGCAACACCACCCGCCGGGCATTGGCGATATTGCCCTCCGGGTGGCCGACCTCGATCAAACTCTGCGTCGGGTGGCCGCTGCCGGGGGCAAAGTTATCCAGCCTATCCAAACCGATGCTTGGGGGCGAGGGTGCTGGGGGCAAATTCAGGGCTGGGGCTCCCTCAGCCACACCTTGGTAGAGACTTGGCAGGGAGAGGTTTGGGTACCGGGCATTGCCCCCAGCGATCGCCAGCAGGCAGCTTGTTCCAGCAGCTTAGTGACGGCGATCGACCACGCCGTAGTCAACGTGCCCACGGGAGAACTGGCCCAGGCGGTGACTTGGTACACCAGTCAGCTCGGCTTTCAACCCCGGCAGCGGTTTGCCATTGATACCTCTCGCTCAGGCCTGCGCAGCCAAGTGCTGGCCCATCCTGAAGGCAGCGCCCAGCTTCCCATCAATGAACCGACCACAGCCAACTCCCAGGTGCAGGAATTTCTCGACTACAACCGAGGCGGCGGTATTCAGCACGTGGCGCTCCACACCGAGGATATTGTCCACACGGTAGAGCAACTGCGCAGCGGTGGAGTGAGTTTTTTGCCGGTGCCCCAGAACTACTACGAAGCCCTTGAGCAACGTCCGGGGTACCAAACCCAGGGCGATATGCCGTCAGAGTGGCTAAGCCAACGGAAAGCCGCCATTGCCCGACTGCAAATTTTGGTGGATTGGGATCCTCACCTACCCCAGGCTCGCCTGCTGCAAACCTTTACCCAGCCCTTTTTAAGCATTCCCACCGTCTTTTTTGAACTGATTCAGCGGCAGGTAGTACGGGTCAACGGCGACTTAGCCAAGGCTCAAGGGTTTGGGGAGCGCAACTTTCAGGCACTGTTTGAGGCCATTGAGCGAGAGCAGATGAAGCGGGGCAGTCTCGCTTAG
- a CDS encoding photosystem I reaction center subunit II PsaD, producing the protein MTESLTGQTPIFGGSTGGLLTKAAVEEKYAITWTSPKKQVFEMPTGGAAFMNEGDNLLYLARKEQCLALSRQLRNRFKPRIENYKIYRVFPNGETQYLHPADGVFPEKVNEGRAAVGSIGRNIGANPDPSTIKFSGKTTYEV; encoded by the coding sequence ATGACTGAATCGCTAACAGGTCAAACACCTATTTTTGGAGGCAGCACCGGCGGTCTCCTCACCAAGGCTGCTGTCGAAGAGAAATACGCCATTACCTGGACCAGCCCCAAGAAGCAGGTTTTTGAAATGCCCACCGGTGGCGCTGCCTTCATGAACGAAGGGGATAACCTTCTTTATCTGGCCCGCAAAGAGCAGTGCCTCGCCCTTAGCAGACAGCTGCGCAACAGATTTAAGCCCAGAATCGAAAACTACAAGATCTACCGCGTTTTCCCCAACGGTGAAACCCAGTATCTGCACCCAGCAGACGGCGTCTTCCCTGAGAAGGTGAACGAAGGACGTGCGGCTGTGGGCAGCATCGGGCGCAACATCGGGGCCAACCCCGACCCGTCCACCATCAAGTTTAGCGGTAAGACTACCTACGAGGTCTAG
- a CDS encoding glucose 1-dehydrogenase translates to MKGLVGKTALITGASSGIGQAIAIRLAEEGCNIVINYRSNPDAAEDTRRIAMEKACADVENCGVKALLLKGDVSKEEDAIALVQQSIDHFGQLDILINNAGVQADSPSEALEADSFDWVLGVNLRGAYLCARETIKHLLAHNRPGSVINISSVHEIIPRPQYLSYSISKGGMGNMTRTLALEYAAKGIRVNGIGPGATITPINDEWTDNPAKKAEVESHIPMGRAGTSEEMAAAVAFLASDEAAYITGQTLYIDGGLTLYADFREAWSA, encoded by the coding sequence ATGAAAGGACTTGTCGGCAAAACCGCGCTGATCACTGGCGCTTCGTCGGGCATTGGCCAGGCGATCGCCATTCGTCTGGCGGAGGAAGGCTGCAATATCGTGATCAACTACCGCAGCAACCCCGATGCTGCTGAAGACACCCGCCGCATAGCCATGGAAAAAGCTTGCGCCGACGTAGAGAACTGTGGTGTAAAGGCGCTGCTGCTCAAAGGCGATGTTTCAAAGGAGGAGGATGCGATCGCCCTGGTGCAGCAGTCTATCGACCACTTTGGTCAGCTCGACATTCTGATCAATAACGCTGGCGTTCAGGCCGACAGTCCATCGGAGGCGCTTGAGGCCGACAGCTTTGATTGGGTGTTGGGGGTTAACTTGCGGGGGGCTTACCTATGTGCTCGCGAAACCATTAAGCACCTGCTGGCCCACAACCGGCCTGGCAGCGTCATCAATATTTCTAGCGTGCACGAAATCATTCCCCGACCTCAGTACCTCAGCTACTCCATCAGCAAAGGTGGCATGGGCAACATGACCCGCACTCTGGCCCTGGAATATGCGGCCAAGGGCATTCGCGTTAACGGCATCGGCCCCGGAGCCACCATCACCCCCATCAACGATGAATGGACCGACAATCCCGCCAAAAAAGCTGAGGTAGAAAGCCACATTCCCATGGGTCGGGCCGGCACCAGCGAAGAAATGGCTGCCGCTGTAGCGTTTCTGGCCTCCGATGAGGCTGCTTACATCACCGGGCAGACCCTCTACATCGATGGCGGTCTCACCCTCTACGCCGACTTCAGGGAAGCCTGGTCAGCTTAG
- a CDS encoding S-layer homology domain-containing protein — protein MPSPHRLRWYSLVPAGLLAIATGLLIAWTSKQPVDAGATLIPATSPMPVRGLKRLFRRYPERLPLTVPPPVIPQPLPPQQAWPELPLVQAQPKFNDLNRAHWAWPLLADLAQRDLVSGFPDGTFRPGAAMTRAEFAAQLAQLFNLPPAHSPLPVQSSYSDLKPDHWAYKGVQKSVKMGFLSGSPEGDFLPDQPISRIQVITALANGLALTSSHAATEALVPYTDREQVPIWAIRQLVAATEAGLVVNYPEITTLAPNRPASRAEVAAMLHRSLVYTGSLQAIPSPYIVEKAGLPSRRSN, from the coding sequence ATGCCGTCACCTCATCGCCTGCGGTGGTACTCACTGGTGCCCGCCGGGCTGTTGGCGATCGCCACCGGCCTCCTCATTGCCTGGACCAGCAAACAACCCGTAGACGCTGGCGCCACGTTGATACCAGCAACCAGCCCTATGCCAGTGCGGGGCCTCAAAAGGCTGTTTCGTCGCTACCCTGAACGGTTGCCATTGACAGTGCCGCCCCCAGTGATACCTCAGCCCCTGCCGCCCCAGCAAGCCTGGCCCGAGCTACCGCTGGTGCAGGCTCAGCCCAAGTTTAACGACCTCAACAGGGCTCACTGGGCCTGGCCGTTGCTGGCCGACCTAGCCCAGCGGGATTTGGTGTCGGGCTTTCCCGACGGCACCTTTCGCCCTGGGGCAGCGATGACGCGAGCTGAATTTGCCGCCCAGCTGGCCCAGCTCTTTAATCTCCCCCCCGCTCATTCCCCGCTTCCGGTGCAGAGCTCATACTCAGATTTGAAGCCAGATCACTGGGCCTACAAGGGCGTGCAAAAGTCAGTAAAAATGGGGTTTCTCAGCGGCTCTCCAGAGGGGGACTTCCTGCCCGACCAACCGATCAGCCGCATTCAGGTGATCACAGCCCTGGCCAATGGGTTAGCGCTAACGTCTAGCCACGCCGCCACCGAAGCGTTGGTGCCCTACACCGATCGAGAGCAGGTACCAATCTGGGCGATTCGTCAGCTAGTCGCAGCTACTGAAGCAGGCCTAGTGGTTAACTATCCAGAAATTACTACGCTGGCCCCCAACCGACCCGCTAGCCGAGCCGAAGTGGCCGCCATGCTGCATCGATCGCTGGTCTACACAGGCAGTCTGCAAGCCATACCCTCGCCTTACATTGTGGAAAAGGCTGGGCTGCCATCACGGCGTAGCAATTAA
- the rpsF gene encoding 30S ribosomal protein S6: MTAYMYETMYILRPDLNDEAIDATIGKYQTMLKDQGASILETQHRGKRRLAYEINRHREGIYIQMNYTGPGGAIVPLERAMRLSEEVIRFLTVKQESDEPLPEAVEEPAEAVAAVAADEVTVATGEEE, encoded by the coding sequence ATGACAGCCTACATGTACGAGACAATGTACATCCTGCGCCCCGATCTAAATGACGAGGCGATTGATGCGACTATTGGCAAATATCAAACCATGTTGAAGGACCAGGGTGCTTCAATTTTGGAGACCCAGCACCGGGGCAAGCGCCGTCTGGCCTACGAAATTAATCGCCACCGCGAGGGCATCTATATTCAGATGAACTATACCGGGCCTGGGGGGGCGATCGTACCTCTCGAGCGCGCCATGCGTCTGAGTGAGGAAGTTATTCGCTTTCTGACCGTTAAGCAAGAGTCTGACGAACCTCTGCCTGAAGCGGTCGAAGAACCTGCTGAGGCCGTTGCCGCCGTTGCCGCTGACGAAGTTACCGTCGCTACTGGCGAAGAAGAGTAG
- a CDS encoding fumarylacetoacetate hydrolase family protein, translating into MAQRYVRVQSQTGQLHYGLLRPDRSVQVLDAPPWLQGQPTEVELLPGSYDLLAPCAPSKVVAVGKNYAAHAAEMGTEAPPEPLLFIKPSTAVTATGAPIYYPPQSTQIDYEGELAVVIGDRCAHVPPEAARAKIWGYTIANDVTARDLQKRDSQWTRAKGFDTFCPLGPWIVRELSAGALLQTFLNGQAAPVQSASIEEMIYSPDYLVAYISEIMTLLPGDVILTGTPAGVGPLRVGDQVRVEIEGIGALENTVALRP; encoded by the coding sequence ATGGCGCAACGCTACGTTAGGGTTCAGTCTCAAACCGGGCAACTGCATTACGGCCTGCTGCGCCCCGATCGCAGTGTGCAGGTGCTAGATGCACCACCCTGGTTACAGGGACAGCCCACCGAGGTCGAGCTATTGCCCGGCAGCTATGACCTGCTGGCCCCCTGTGCCCCCTCTAAAGTAGTGGCTGTGGGAAAAAACTATGCCGCCCACGCCGCCGAGATGGGTACCGAAGCCCCACCCGAACCCCTGCTATTTATCAAGCCCTCAACGGCGGTTACCGCCACTGGGGCTCCCATTTACTACCCGCCCCAATCGACCCAAATCGACTATGAAGGCGAGTTGGCCGTAGTAATTGGCGATCGCTGCGCCCATGTACCGCCCGAAGCCGCCCGCGCCAAAATTTGGGGCTACACCATCGCCAACGATGTCACCGCCCGTGACCTGCAAAAGCGCGATAGCCAGTGGACTCGCGCCAAGGGTTTCGATACTTTTTGCCCCCTCGGTCCCTGGATTGTGCGAGAGCTCAGCGCCGGAGCGCTGCTTCAGACCTTTCTCAACGGCCAAGCAGCACCCGTACAGTCAGCCTCGATCGAAGAAATGATCTACAGCCCTGACTATCTGGTGGCCTACATCAGCGAGATTATGACCCTGCTGCCCGGAGACGTGATCCTAACAGGCACCCCAGCCGGGGTCGGCCCGCTTAGGGTTGGTGACCAAGTCAGAGTAGAAATCGAAGGTATTGGCGCGCTCGAGAATACTGTGGCGCTGCGCCCCTAG
- a CDS encoding CPP1-like family protein codes for MSDQNSYELLGLTEASTFEEIQAARDRLVDHYAEEPKQQAAVEAAYDAILMERLRLRQEGKIKVPDRIRFAENVPETPPLAKATPSLPRPDWLNGLVDTPSRDDILWPAVTYAGLALLGFAAPSLSLAVAIGAAIYFLNRKENKFWRSVLLTIGGLAAGLALGMTVGQLLIPQGAQFAWATPDAIAAAVTCLALWTISSFLR; via the coding sequence ATGAGCGACCAAAATTCGTACGAACTGCTGGGGCTAACTGAAGCCTCAACCTTTGAAGAAATTCAGGCGGCCCGCGATCGCCTGGTCGATCACTATGCCGAAGAGCCCAAGCAGCAGGCCGCCGTCGAAGCGGCCTACGATGCCATTCTGATGGAGCGCCTGCGCCTGCGCCAAGAGGGCAAGATCAAGGTGCCCGATCGCATTCGCTTTGCCGAAAACGTCCCCGAAACCCCGCCCCTAGCTAAAGCTACCCCCTCCCTGCCCCGACCCGACTGGCTGAATGGCCTGGTCGACACCCCCAGCCGCGACGACATTCTCTGGCCTGCCGTGACCTATGCAGGGCTAGCCCTGTTGGGTTTCGCCGCGCCGTCGCTATCGCTGGCGGTAGCGATTGGGGCTGCCATCTACTTTCTCAACCGCAAAGAAAACAAGTTCTGGCGATCGGTGCTGCTCACTATCGGTGGCCTGGCCGCTGGTTTGGCCCTTGGCATGACCGTAGGGCAGCTGCTCATTCCCCAGGGAGCGCAGTTTGCCTGGGCCACCCCCGATGCGATCGCGGCAGCGGTCACCTGCCTGGCGCTGTGGACGATCAGCAGTTTCCTGCGCTAG
- a CDS encoding anthranilate synthase component I family protein produces the protein MIFPAFEQFQTYATQGNFVPVYQEWLADLDTPVSAWYKVCAGQPYSFLLESVEGGESLGRYSFLGCDPLWVLESRGDQSTQTHRDGTVIDHQGNPFDTLADCLAPYQPVKLPALPPGIGGLFGFWGYELIRWIEPTVPVYPPNPDDLPDGLWMQVDSLLIFDQVQRKIWAVAYADLRYSGTDVRAAYEGACDRVQQLLHKLTLPLPPAQSALSWHPPHRDTPPVQYTSNRTPAEFCASVEQAKAHIQAGDIFQVVISQRLNTTYGGNPFDLYRSLRQINPSPYMCYFNFYDWQLIGSSPEVMVKATLADDPSQPCLATVRPIAGTRPRGKTAAEDVAYEQDLLADPKERAEHVMLVDLGRNDLGRVCLSGTVQVDELMVIERYSHVMHIVSNVVGHLSPSKTAWDLLKACFPAGTVSGAPKIRAMQIIHDLEPCRRGPYSGVYGYYDFEGQLNTAITIRTMVVRALPEGGHSVAVQAGAGLVADSIPESEYQETLNKARGMLEAIRCLG, from the coding sequence ATGATTTTTCCAGCCTTTGAGCAGTTTCAAACCTACGCCACCCAGGGCAACTTTGTGCCCGTCTACCAAGAGTGGTTGGCCGATCTCGACACGCCAGTGTCGGCCTGGTACAAAGTTTGTGCCGGACAGCCCTACAGCTTTTTGCTGGAGTCGGTAGAGGGCGGCGAAAGCCTGGGCCGCTACAGTTTTTTGGGCTGCGACCCACTGTGGGTGCTGGAAAGCCGGGGCGACCAGTCTACCCAAACCCACCGCGACGGCACTGTCATTGACCACCAGGGCAACCCCTTCGATACCCTGGCCGACTGCCTGGCCCCCTACCAGCCGGTGAAGCTGCCCGCCCTGCCCCCCGGCATCGGTGGCCTGTTTGGCTTCTGGGGCTACGAGCTGATCCGCTGGATTGAGCCCACGGTGCCCGTTTACCCCCCCAACCCTGACGACCTACCCGACGGTCTGTGGATGCAGGTGGATAGTCTGCTGATTTTCGACCAGGTACAGCGCAAGATCTGGGCGGTGGCCTACGCCGACCTGCGTTACTCCGGTACGGATGTGCGGGCGGCCTACGAGGGGGCCTGCGATCGCGTCCAGCAGCTGCTCCACAAGCTCACCTTGCCGCTACCCCCGGCCCAGTCTGCCCTGTCCTGGCACCCGCCCCACCGCGATACGCCCCCGGTCCAGTACACCAGCAATCGCACCCCGGCTGAATTCTGCGCCAGCGTTGAGCAGGCCAAGGCCCACATTCAGGCCGGAGATATTTTTCAGGTGGTCATTTCCCAGCGGTTAAATACCACCTATGGGGGCAATCCATTCGATCTCTACCGCTCACTGCGGCAGATAAATCCCTCCCCTTACATGTGCTACTTCAACTTTTACGACTGGCAGCTGATTGGCTCTAGCCCTGAAGTCATGGTTAAGGCTACCCTGGCCGACGACCCCAGTCAGCCCTGCCTGGCCACAGTGCGCCCCATCGCCGGCACCCGCCCTCGAGGCAAAACCGCCGCCGAAGACGTCGCCTACGAACAGGACCTGCTGGCTGACCCCAAAGAACGGGCTGAGCACGTCATGCTGGTCGATCTGGGCCGCAACGACCTGGGCCGCGTCTGTCTCAGCGGCACGGTGCAGGTCGACGAGCTGATGGTGATCGAGCGCTATTCCCACGTCATGCATATTGTCAGTAACGTAGTGGGTCACCTCAGCCCTAGCAAAACCGCCTGGGACCTACTCAAGGCCTGCTTTCCAGCGGGTACCGTCAGCGGTGCGCCCAAAATCCGCGCTATGCAGATTATCCATGACCTAGAGCCCTGTCGGCGTGGACCCTACTCTGGGGTTTACGGCTACTACGATTTTGAGGGGCAGCTCAACACCGCCATTACCATTCGCACCATGGTAGTGAGGGCGCTGCCTGAGGGTGGTCACAGCGTTGCGGTGCAGGCCGGGGCCGGACTGGTGGCCGACTCTATTCCTGAATCAGAGTATCAAGAAACCCTAAACAAAGCCCGAGGCATGTTAGAAGCAATTCGATGCCTGGGCTAG
- a CDS encoding TrkA family potassium uptake protein: MYVLIGGAGMLGLDLAKTLLGEGHTVAVVDPDPLACQYAREKIGVMAFEGSAVNTTTLLEAGIRKADAVIAALPEDALNLAIVTLSKHYGVPQTVVRMSDRDFAEPYQLAGATHTVSTTELTINRIVNAIEYPQVEAMMHFEQGQVEVLKLPIPQQCTIVGRTVAEIAQDTRFPAGTLIIGYQAHPHEDLTIPNGSTVLESGSTILAVTKPGLVRQMLDFMGLCA; the protein is encoded by the coding sequence ATGTACGTATTGATTGGCGGCGCTGGCATGTTGGGCCTTGACCTGGCCAAAACCCTGTTGGGCGAGGGGCATACCGTGGCTGTGGTCGACCCTGACCCGCTGGCCTGCCAGTATGCCCGTGAAAAGATTGGCGTCATGGCCTTCGAGGGCAGTGCTGTGAATACTACTACTCTGCTGGAAGCGGGCATTCGCAAGGCCGATGCGGTGATTGCCGCCCTGCCCGAGGATGCTCTCAACCTAGCCATCGTCACGTTGTCAAAGCACTATGGGGTGCCTCAGACAGTGGTGCGCATGAGCGATCGCGACTTTGCCGAGCCCTACCAGCTGGCGGGGGCGACCCACACCGTGAGCACCACCGAACTCACCATCAACCGGATTGTGAACGCTATTGAATATCCCCAGGTGGAGGCCATGATGCATTTTGAGCAGGGCCAGGTGGAAGTGCTCAAGCTGCCCATTCCGCAGCAGTGCACCATTGTCGGTCGCACCGTGGCCGAAATTGCCCAAGATACTCGCTTCCCGGCAGGCACGCTAATCATCGGTTATCAGGCCCATCCCCACGAAGATTTAACCATTCCCAACGGCAGCACGGTGCTTGAGAGCGGCTCGACCATTCTGGCGGTGACCAAGCCCGGTCTAGTGCGACAGATGCTCGATTTTATGGGGCTCTGCGCCTGA